caccaaTTAACTTGTTTATTGACATTATCTTGTTTAACCTAAAGAAATAAATAGCTATATCTTTCTTCTAAATAATAGaaatacataataaataaataaacaattttgtTTATTGAGATTAGAGAAACAACAATGCCATACCATAGTTGCAATAAATTTCACAGATTCTCTGAGTGCATTTCATGTGTGATTATGATTTTAAtatcaattttcaattcaaacttgtcatttgaataattatgaaatttattatgtCACAAGACTTATTGTTAGAAAAATCTTTGATACGACAACCACCTTAAATCAGTGGCAGAGTCACCCATTTGGATCTAGTCCatcaatttcaaattcaaaagcaGCTAATTCCATCACCTCAACTATTTTCATTCCTAGAACAAACGATGCTATgtccataaaaattttcacaataattaaatcaataagtttttactagtttttatcaacatttacattactttttttatttattaataataatttgtcatattagtctaatgtgaaattttttgtgtttataaatTGGTGATTCCTGAAAACCAactttaaaagttaaaaaaagccatagaaaaaagtaaaaggTACAAACTACCTCCAATTTGGCAAGTATGCAAAACGAATCAAATAAAAATCCCCCAGCATATTCTCATTCCCAAGGAAAAGTATAAAAGGGTCTTTTATGAGTCATTGACACTTGACAGCGTAAATTGCACCACCGAACCACAAATCATAATATGgctaaattgtaaattatagCTTTAAATTGTgggtatttaaattttacattctaaaatttaaaatttaaaattttgaattttacttcATAAGTTTTATTATGTTTATGTTTGCAGTTTCTTCAtccatattttttgttaaatgccACATAAGCATGTTGCACTTATTTATTTGATCTAATAGCcatgtcatttttattattccatttcatttttaattatttaaatttttttaggctaCATAAATGTGTAGCATCATTTTATTTGACAAATTGAACACTCAGTAGCAAATTTATGTAGcacttaatgaaaaatatagattGAGGGATTGCTAATgcaaatagaatagaattttaaggagtaaaatctaaattttgaaattttggggtataaaattcaaataacctTAAATTTTAAAGGAGTAGTTTGTACTTTAccctaataataattaaatccataaaaaataaaattgctcaTTCAATCCACATGTCTTTTAATATGCCTGTCATCCTTTGATCCACTGTGAATTTGCTCATGGGTTGTGGAGTGAAGTTTTCCTATTGTTTGGGATTTAGTGAGTGATGCCAAAGATGGTTGCATCTCTTATTTTTGCTTGGAGGAATTAGTTGGGAAAACATTCTTCTTGGGAAAACTTTGGACAATTTGAAGTCACTGGTAATCAAGATTTTGTTTGAGAGGTcttagatttgggtttttttactgtgtactaccttttttttttttttttttttctttcaacattctcttataattttttttttattgattttcttgtatttgattcaagtaatttattttcatcattgtAAATAtgaattactttttctttaatcaataaaatttctattacttgttaaaaaagtatttggatgaaattatttttatttatttattttgcttaaaaatacGTCACAAATTACATTTACGAAAATGGtacaaactttaaaaagttatatcacaaacaataataaaaaaaaaattattcaaatagaATGGTCAAATTCTTGAATGCTTAAACCCATATAATATGGCTCggtttgaaatatatatttttaaatttgttaattcaatagttggaagACGaggaatttaaattttgaatgtttCCATTGCAAATTCTAAAAGATGCCAATCgatcgagttacaaaactcttgacacAAATCTTGATTTAATAATGTGAACTAACGTTTTGAGTTCAAACCATCAAGTGCACGAATGTGGTTCACTCATGATATGAATTAGGGCTAGAACGATCCTAGTTCACCCCAATTAGTCAATTTATAATCTTTGTTGAGTTGGTAAATTGTGATTGATATATAATCACAATTTTGTTAATGAACAAAGATGAACTTTcacttaacaataataatagtaataataaaaacttaccaATAATAAATCGAGAAGTCTACCTATACAGCAAacttgaccaaaaaaaaaaaaaaaaaaaagaagagttttGTTGATTTGATAAATTGTTAATGATAGGTAAAATAGTGATGTTAGTAATGAACTcaaataaaaagctaaattttccaaatagcataattttagcaaaaacgcATCATGacaaagttatttagttatgtagcaTATTTTTTAGATTCGAGTTCCAAGCAACTAGCAAGTAGGAAAGCTCATATTGCTTGAAAACTCgagtttgaattgaaatttgagtttgtaGTAATAGATAAAAATGTGATGCCAATAATAAACTCAAATAAGAAGCTAAATTTTCCAAATAAcacaattttagcaaaaatgcaTCATAAcaaagttatttaattatataatacaTTTTTGGAATTCAGGTTCCAAGCAACTCGCAAGCGAAAAAGCCCATATTACTTgaaaactcgagttctaaaaaTATGTTACATAATTTTTGCCATGgtgcttattttttttttctttttttccttaaaattttgcTTAAATTATGCTATTCGACATATTTGGCAGAAATAAGAAAAAGCAAAATCGGCTGATGATAGTATCGAATCTGTTAGCCCCACTTCCCGCCAATGCACCatcactaaaataaaaatatccctttaaatattattctcatTGCCTTGCCTCTCTTCCTTAAACCATAACCCTACCTCTAAAACCCTagccacccaaaaaaaaacaatggatGCCAATGCAGTGAAATCCGACCTCGTTTTGATCCTAGACTTCGGATCCCAATACACCCACCTCATCACGCGCAGAATCCGATCCCTCTCCATCTTCTCCCTCTGCATTTCCGGCACTTCCCCGCTCGAAGCCATCACCTCTCTCAACCCACGCGTCGTCATCCTCTCCGGTGGACCCCACTCCGTCCACACCCCCGATTCCCCTTCGTTTCCGCCTGGGTTCCCCGAATGGGCGGAGGCCAACGGCGTCGTGGTTTTGGGGATTTGTTATGGGCTGCAGCTCATTGTTCAGAGGCTCGGCGGCGAGGTCAGGGCCGGAGAGAAGCAGGAGTATGGGAGGATGGAGATTGGGGTGGAGAAGAGCGCCGCGCTTTACGGGTCGAAGCGGGTTGGGGATAGGCAGCTTGTGTGGATGAGCCATGGGGATGAGGTGGCTAGGTTGCCTGATGGGTTCGAAGTCGTTGCGCGGAGCCAGCAGGGTGCGGTGGCTGCGGTTGAGAACCGGGTTAAGAGGTTTTATGGCCTTCAGTACCATCCGGAGGTATAATTTGGTTTTGTGTGATTGAATTTCAAATGGTAATTGGGTTTTGCTTGTTGAATTTGTGAGATATATGCATGCATTGTTTGAGTAACTGGGTTTGCTCTGCTTTTGTGATTGAATGtgtttttgggttattttcTGTTTGTGGAGGAACAGGTTTAAGTGTTGGGTTTGCTCTGCTATGGTAATTGAAAGTCTTTGGCACGTTACTTTACATACATGGGCTCTGTTTGTTCTGTGCATAGAAGTAGTTATTGAAGAAATTGTTTTCGGTGtgttttatttgcttatttgattttttttttagggaaaaaaagtGGCTCATAAGATTTGAGTTTCTGGGTTAAGAAATGTGCTATGGAATATTGTCATTTTTACAGAAgtatgtttggttttgtggaggGTTGAGGGTTTTAGATGTGTAGTGAGTACTTTCAGTTCCTATAATACCAAGATGGAAGTAATTGGGTTTGCTTTGATTTCGTGATTGAAAAGGGTTTTGGCATGTTAATTTTGCGAGTACTTATACTTACAtgggttgtgtttgtttttttcagATTAGTTActagttattattgaaattatttttggtttgtttgtattgactaatttttaatttttaatggatTGAGAAAGGGATATTGTCATTTCTAAGAAGTATATTTGATGTCGTGGGGTCTTTTCAagttaactcaattagtaaagtctctagTCGTTGAATAAGAAATATGGGGTTTGAACCCTCGCCTACACCACAAACTAATTGTTGTCTTGGcaatgatgataaagagcaattattATGGAGTAGACACTAtaggttgaaattttataatatctataaataaataaataaaaaaggttttttGGGGTTTTAGATGTATGGTAAGTACTTTAGTTGGAATGGATGGAGTTGTAGGTTTCTCTAGCTTTCATGGTTTAATGTGGCAGaatggattttggattttatagtgtttgtgtaaatctcttagTGGAAGGCTTGccataatataatttaattgggttgaaaATTGAGCTACGCAGCTGGCATGATTTGCTTTAGGCAAGAAAGCTTGATGGATGTGaggacaaaaaaatatttgccGCCTTTTCTGCTTGTTATCAACCAATTAAAACTTGATGAAAGTAAAGGAACTTTGGCAGGATAATTGCTGGATGTattgaaaattgattttatCTGTCATATGTTAAATAACGTTTGTTACTGATGAGCTAGTATGTGGAGAATTCCTCACAATTTCtggcattatatatatatatatatatataaggtggATCTTAAAAATCGTGGTTATGACAAGTGGTTACCCTCCTCTTTTGCTATGTGCATAATAAAAGAGTCCTTATGATATTATAAATACATCAAAAGTATAGAGTGAATTCTACTCTTGATGAAGCTCTATTAagtttgaattaatattttgattaaaattccatcatttgaagtttgaaaatttttaaaagaaattattcttattattttattcatctaccataatttttagttttgataaaaaaaaaaaatcattctcaCATGATAAGCTTCTGTCATATAatttaagttcattttttattaattatttaaatgatgGATTTCACTAATGTTTGTGATCTTTCTTTATTCTACCTAATTATTTAAATGATGGGTTTCACTAATATTTGTGATCTTACTTTATTTGACCTAATTATCTAAATGATGGGTTTCACTAATATTTGTgatcttttctttattttacatCTAAATTTTAACTAACTCATGCATTGCACTGGCATAATTCTAGTTCCTATCAGAAAGTGAGATTATTGAATCTTGTGTAGGTGACACATTCACCCGAAGGAATGGAGACACTGCGGTACTTTCTGTTTGAGGTTTGTGGAATCAATGCTGGATGGAAGATGGAAAATGTTAtggatgaagaaataaaagtGATCAAAGGTACAGTGGGGCCTGAAGATCATGTAATATGTGCCTTATCAGGTGGTGTGGATTCCACCGTTGCTGCTACTCTTGTCCATAAGGCAATTGGAGATAGGCTTCATTGTATTTTTGTTGACAATGGTTTATTGAGGTAACAGAGCAAGCAGCTTTTTCCTATAGTACCAAAAAGATAAATAGTTCCATGTCTTTTCAAAGATTTATATAATAGAGGACACAATACTACTGGTCAAACATTTATGTATATGTTATAGACCTTAATATATCTCTTGTGTCTCTTCGTCACaaggtttatttttattttttttaagactatGGTTTCTGTTTCCTATAGGTATAAGGAGAGAGAACGTGTGATGGAAACATTTGAAAGTGATCTTCATTTACCAGTTACTTGTGTTGATGCGACGGATCAATTTCTTAGCAAGCTGAAAGGTGTGGTAGATCCTGagacaaaaaggaaaattattgggAAGGAATTTATTTCCATATTTGATGACTTTGCCCAAGAGTTGGAGCAAAAACTAGGAAAAAGGCCGTCTTACTTGGTCCAGGGGACTTTGTATCCGGATGTAATTGAATCTTGCCCACCACCTGGATCTGGAAGAACCCACTCCCATACGATCAAGAGCCACCATAATGTTGGAGGTCTTCCTAAGGACATGAAATTGAAGCTCATTGAACCACTTAAACTTCTATTTAAGGATGAGGTGTCCATTTCAGCCTTCCAAGTTGCTTGTATGTACTTATCTGCATGATTTTTGTCATAATCTGATGTTATTTGGCTGTtactttttaatgtttaaagGTCCGCCAACTAGGAAGGATTTTGAATGTTCCTGAGCCATTTTTAAAGCGCCATCCATTCCCTGGGCCTGGCCTTGCAGTACGAGTGTTAGGTGATGTAACTCAAGGCAATGCCTTAGATATCCTCCGCCAGGTATATATGGTTTTTATCCATTCATGGACTTATTGGCTATCTTGGTTTACCTTTTGATATTCATCTCTTACGAATGTCCCTCCTCTCCAGGTCGATGAGATTTTCATTCAATCAATCAAGGATGCTGGGCTTTATGATTCAATATGGCAAGCTTTTGCTGTCTTTTTGCCAGTAAGATCAGTTGGagttcaaggtgatcaaagaacACATTCTCATGTTGTAGCTCTGAGAGCTGTTACCAGTCAAGATGGAATGACAGCGGATTGGTAaacctttttttgttctttttatgtTCTGCTgctatgcatttttttttataccttcTAGCAACCCTTTCTGTATAAGTTGGGAATGTGGctgcttgaaaatattttcatgtcaattgttGGATAGATGAATATTCTAGGATTCATAGCTACCACCCTTTAGTTATGCATGTGTGTAGGAAAGTACCCTAGAGGTTTGTAAATTATGAAAGAGCTTAAGCTTTTGAGAGTGGCCAAGAGTGGCCCCATTTCTGTCAAGCACTTAAGCTTTTGAGAATTTcttacatatacatatatggcTTATACATGGAGTCTCCATTGTAATTGTAGGTTGCTATTTTTCCTcaggttttgttatttttttctaatccATAGGTTGGAAATGCTAGCAGAATACGAAGACTTTGGTCTGGTCTTCAACCATTTAGACAGCTCAAGATTGAGCAGCTTGACTGTTGTTAGATTTGTATTCATATATGCACATTGGCATATATTCTAGAAATGTGAAACTGAGGTCTggcgtgtgtgtatatatatatatatatatattttttttttttttgccttctgCCTCAAGACTGGTAATTGCAATTTGCAACAAGTGAGAGTGAGATGGTGCAGGTGATGAACGGGACATTAGATGTGTCACCTCATCTCATGTAGCCTACCCATCTCTTCCCACAACTATCTTACCCTTCTATGCTCCATTCTTGCCATAATGTATACCATCATCCATGGTAGTGGACAATTAAGTACCTCATGTTGAATTTAAGAATATTCTTGCATGCTTACTTTCTAAGAAAATATTTACACTATTGTATTCACTGTTGCTGTGCAATCTTCccagaaaattaatttaaggTTGTAATCTTTTTTTCATCTGTGCAATTTTAAGTGCTCCTCTCTGTTGTATTTTACACTATTTTTTCCCTCCCGcctttgaaaatttgaaattccaGGTACTATTTTGAGCACAAGTTCCTTGATGATGTGTCGCGAAAGATCTGCAACAGTGTTCGGGGGGTAAACAGAGTTGTTCAAGACATTACATCAAAGCCTCCATCAACAATTGAGTGGGAATGATGCCATGTCAAATGCTTACGGCTTAATGAGAAGTGAGTTATAATCCCCATGTTTGTACATGGATCTAGGTGTTGACCATTTAGAAAGGCTTAATTATTTCCTCCAAAATTATTAAGGTTGGCTGGAAGGGATCTGTCAAGCTGGATTTATGGTGCAAGTGATTTGGTCTGAGGTCTGTGCTCATAGAAAATATTACCTGGTAATGGAcaacataaatatttttgtggAACTTAATGATTATAAGTTATGGTTCTACATTTTGGCAGTCAGTGTTGGTTTTTGAAATCTTGTTGGCTTTTAGAAGTATGTCATTCTTGTGCTTAATTTGCATATGTGAGCGCAAATTTTGGTTTTATACACAACGTAGGCACGGTtctatttgatatttttctagAGTTGTGATATATAACATTAAGAACTGTGTTGGCTAGGGCTGAGCTGTGTACCCGTTGCCACCTTCATTTCTCTGTTGCTGAATGTGGAATAGTGCTTCTCAAGTTCCCAATAAGCACATGTGTAAGATAAATTGAGTCTTCCCTTTATGGCTGTGGTTTCACCAGCATGTTGATTATTATATAGCTTATAATCATACACAAAATGTGTTAGATTTGGACAACCGTTAGAAATTATTAACATGGTATTTTTCAtgccttttatatatatatatatatatatatatatatatataaatttgggCAACCGTAAGTCTCTTCCCCATCACTTTCTCTCTTTGCCTGACATATAGTCAAGTTGGTCTTTGGAttccatcttttcaaaaaatgtatatattttggTGTTAATATGTAAGAGTTGAAACTACTTCTATCAATTCTAATTAAGGCATTATTTTGCAACGACATAATCTGTTACAAATATTTACcatctatttctttttatataaactCAACACTCTCTGCCAACATTCTAACGAACAGGCTATTGCATTTTGGCATATAATAACGTACAGATTCCAGATTTCTGTATAGAATATCGAGGCAAAGTGATGGAATTATAAAAGAGAAATATGGAAGTTACATCAATGAGTCATGGACTTGGTTAATGGTTATTAAGTTAAACTTTTCTGAGTTGTATAGCAATAGTCTATAATTGTCATCATTTGTATTTGAGGATGGTAAGTTTTTGGCCACTGAAGAATGCAATAAAAGGAGTCTGAAAGGGCTTAAAGTGCACAGCACACTGACTTGAGTAGTAGAGCAATGGTCCATGAGGATGAGTTAGGGTGGTCTCCAAATGATCAACCCATGTGAGAGTTATCTAATAGTTGACTATTGACATTTGATATCCGATGTATGCGCAGAGCAATGGCAATTGAGATCATCTGAGCACTAAGTTATTCTGAAGCACTTTGTAGGCCATCTCTCTCTGGCTTTGTTCCGTTCGTTAATAATGAGAAGGTGATCTTGGCCCCAGATGAAGTTGTGAGAGTAGTAAACCCAGAAAATTTACCAATCTTTTACTTGGATTAAGGCTGTAATTCTAGTGCAACCCAGCCTTACTATGTAGCATGTATGTTAAATGTCTTGGCTTTTTGTTGATTTAACTATATAAAACAATTGAAATTGTTGGAATTTCACCTGGTTGTGTCGTAAGAAATGGCATTTCTTAGTGAGAGAAATTATGTTCAACATgttcagcaaaaaataaaatatatgttaaACTTGTTTTGATTTCCAATTAGGACATGAACGTTGTGGGGCTAAAAGTGTGAATGGATCACCCATGAATTCTTGTTTATAAGAGTGGGCGGTCGTGTTATTTGTGTTGTGTGTTATTTAGTGGATCCCcttttttacaattgttttcTTGTCTCTACTTCATTAGAATAATTGCTTTGACTATGGAGATTTGGAGAAAATGTTTTCCTCATTTTCACGCCTACTTTGTAGAAACAAATTGCAACTTACATCATTTTGTTGgaagaaaacacaaaatcatGGTATGAAAGGACCTTAATTGGGGCCCCAATTTGAGGATCTTGCTTATCATTGGGCAAATGAACTTTTTCTAGATTAAATGTATTAGTGTATCCGTTAGACAGATTAAAAAATTTGGTAAGATCTTAAAATTCACAATGATTCATAAGATTATATTTGGTTTAAGGGAAAGGGAgagaagggaagagagatgaCTCATTGTAATTTGTTTGAttagaagagaagagagggaaaaaataaaacgGGGAGAGAATATTTCTCTGAGTttcaccaattttttattttttattttccatttgaATCTATAAAATTACCCTTAtgccctaaattttttttgactttttatgtaaaattacatttatatcctcatttctttataaattataaaaggataaaagtgtaaaatacattctatttctcttctcctttacatccaaatacattttttccctttatttttcatttatcttcCCTTATACTTTTTTCTTatcctctcttctttttcctctaaCCAAACATAGCATAAAGATTGTTACTGTGATTGCCACTTAACTCTAATGAATATAGAGATTAGACTGAAAATTAGAGGTAATGGAGACAAATTCATGatttacaagaaaacaaaaaggctTCATTTCCGGGCCATCCATGTGAAAAGACAATCGATTCAACTTTGAAAAAAGAAGACTGGCAAGAAGAATTTGCCTTTGAGACcacaaagaagaacaaaaaaccTCCCTTTGGTGGTCTAGACTCTAATGTTGGACTTTTGCTCTTATtattactccctccgtcccactttgtttgtcctgtttaaaaagtcaaacattttaagggaacatcatttattgtcttgtctgccTTATAAagatgtataagtttacaaaactacccttaaataattttatcagctttttttaaaaatagttattcttaatgagccTTAGgggtataataagaacattagtaaattaataacttttatttttagaaacaggacaatattttgggacatctaaaaatagaatagaggacaaacaaagtgggacggagggagtattatttttaaattttttccccTCCTCTTCACGTCTTTGGTTGctttgaaaatcattttttttccccaaaaataggaaaagaaaaggtaaaaaattcattgatatTCTCAATGGTCTTTTCCACATCTTTTTAAAAACTTTGATAGGTTATAATTAAGTGCCCCTTTTAACACGGGTATGACCTTGTGATTAAGTTAAAGGATGCTCTATCTCTAATCTCTATGTCAccgaaaaaataatttcacctTTATGGCTTTGCTTGTAATTGTAATAAGCACTTAGCAGGCCTATGATTAGTCCTGCttttgagaatgagaaaaatgcGCATGCATCAGCCTATGGAATAAAACAATCTAGGGTTCAGAAAACCATAATTAATTGCATCTATCACATAATATTatcatctttttgtttttaaaatgtggTTGCACAACATCTTTTATGTATAgtatataatgaataaataaacaaatgttTAGGAGACATTTTGTGTTATCCTCATTGAAGTAAATAAAAACTTAGATGGATTGTTGTTAATCTAAAATTAAACTTATACAATGTGGCTCACAAGCtccaccaaaaacaaaattttgaatttgttgaatttggaCAGTTAAGAATTAAGATTGGCTCACCTAAGTTCCAATCCGTGTAGCAAAGTTATACTAATTCTTATTTAGGAAGGAAATAGTATGAGTTTAATATGAGGGACGTAAGGGATTCTAAAGGAAAATACTATCCCCATTGA
The sequence above is drawn from the Quercus lobata isolate SW786 chromosome 12, ValleyOak3.0 Primary Assembly, whole genome shotgun sequence genome and encodes:
- the LOC115971476 gene encoding uncharacterized protein LOC115971476, producing MDANAVKSDLVLILDFGSQYTHLITRRIRSLSIFSLCISGTSPLEAITSLNPRVVILSGGPHSVHTPDSPSFPPGFPEWAEANGVVVLGICYGLQLIVQRLGGEVRAGEKQEYGRMEIGVEKSAALYGSKRVGDRQLVWMSHGDEVARLPDGFEVVARSQQGAVAAVENRVKRFYGLQYHPEVTHSPEGMETLRYFLFEVCGINAGWKMENVMDEEIKVIKGTVGPEDHVICALSGGVDSTVAATLVHKAIGDRLHCIFVDNGLLRYKERERVMETFESDLHLPVTCVDATDQFLSKLKGVVDPETKRKIIGKEFISIFDDFAQELEQKLGKRPSYLVQGTLYPDVIESCPPPGSGRTHSHTIKSHHNVGGLPKDMKLKLIEPLKLLFKDEVRQLGRILNVPEPFLKRHPFPGPGLAVRVLGDVTQGNALDILRQVDEIFIQSIKDAGLYDSIWQAFAVFLPVRSVGVQGDQRTHSHVVALRAVTSQDGMTADWYYFEHKFLDDVSRKICNSVRGVNRVVQDITSKPPSTIEWE